A stretch of the Dioscorea cayenensis subsp. rotundata cultivar TDr96_F1 chromosome 4, TDr96_F1_v2_PseudoChromosome.rev07_lg8_w22 25.fasta, whole genome shotgun sequence genome encodes the following:
- the LOC120259081 gene encoding adenine phosphoribosyltransferase 4-like, translating into MSAFQDKDPRAEVIASSIRVVPNFPKPGIMFQDITTLLLDPIAFKNVVDMFVERYTGMGISVVAGIEARGFIFGSPIALAIGAKFVPLRKPRKLPGEVIAEKYDLEYGTDCLEMHVGAVQPGERVLVVDDLVATGGTLCAAISLIERVGAEVVECACVIELPELKGRERLRDKPLYILVESR; encoded by the exons ATGTCGGCTTTCCAGGACAAGGACCCCCGCGCAGAGGTCATTGCTTCTTCGATACGAGTCGTTCCCAACTTCCCCAAACCAG GGATTATGTTCCAAGACATCACCACGTTGCTTCTGGATCCCATAGCATTCAAGAACGTGGTGGATATGTTCGTCGAGAGGTACACCGGGATGGGCATCTCGGTTGTGGCTG GAATTGAGGCTAGAGGCTTCATATTTGGATCACCCATTGCACTAGCTATTGGTGCAAAGTTTGTCCCACTGAGAAAACCGAGAAAGTTGCCGg gtGAAGTGATTGCAGAAAAGTATGATCTGGAATATGGAACAGATTGCCTTGAAATGCATGTAGGGGCAGTTCAACCTGGGGAGCGTGTTTTGGTAGTTGATGATTTGGTTGCAACTGGTGGAACGCTTTGTGCGGCCATTAGTTTAATAG AGCGGGTTGGGGCTGAAGTGGTTGAATGTGCATGTGTCATTGAGCTTCCTGAACTCAAG GGTCGTGAAAGGTTAAGGGATAAACCATTGTACATACTTGTGGAGTCACGCTGA
- the LOC120258837 gene encoding kinesin-like protein KIN-4A isoform X1 — translation MKHNHHHFEEELKRSLQSSDSFEYQMADNLEVVDNSKEIDEEVAKEWEHMMLQNTMGKELNELNKRLEEKESEMKSFGGFETLALKQHFGKNLMELKMKKELYRLMIIFSSSAHLFKILLLPFYFFGSSLMLENIKHFSKRTCLVILMGQTHKLPDAHLQKLKSLEAQGKFCRTSAIWNLNVILYPSCSFMCMNSVLQILDLNKKTRKSSAAFEPKAERVTKLQRNFKIKYNLFPYGHVDLVYRSFYQTV, via the exons ATGAAACACAATCATCATCACTTTGAAG AAGAGCTAAAGCGGAGCCTGCAGAGCTCAGACAGTTTTGAATATCAAATGGCTGATAACCTAGAAG TAGTTGATAACTCAAAGGAGATTGATGAAGAGGTAGCAAAGGAATGGGAACATATGATGTTGCAAAACACTATGGGCAAGGAATTGAATGAGTTGAATAAGCGTTTAGAGGAGAAAGAG TCTGAGATGAAATCATTTGGTGGATTTGAAACTCTTGCTCTCAAACAGCATTTTGGAAAGAATCTCATGGAACTGAAGATGAAAAAAGAATTGTACAGgttgatgataattttttcGAGTTCAGCacatctatttaaaattttattattacccttttatttttttggctcCTCTCTCATGCTTGAGAATATAAAACATTTCAGCAAGAGAACTTGCCTGGTAATTCTGATGGGGCAAACACATAAATTACCAGATGCCCACTTGCAGAAATTGAAGTCCCTTGAAGCACAGGGGAAATTTTGTCGAACTAGTGCCATTTGGAATTTGAATGTTATATTATACCCATCTTGTTCGTTTATGTGCATGAATTCTGTTCTTCAGATATTGGaccttaataaaaaaacaagaaaatcaagTGCAGCTTTTGAACCAAAAGCAGAGAGAGTGACGAAGCTgcaaagaaatttcaagattaAATACAATTTATTTCCTTATGGGCATGTTGACCTTGTGTACCGTTCTTTTTATCAGACTGTTTAA
- the LOC120258837 gene encoding kinesin-like protein KIN-4A isoform X2: MKHNHHHFEEELKRSLQSSDSFEYQMADNLEVDNSKEIDEEVAKEWEHMMLQNTMGKELNELNKRLEEKESEMKSFGGFETLALKQHFGKNLMELKMKKELYRLMIIFSSSAHLFKILLLPFYFFGSSLMLENIKHFSKRTCLVILMGQTHKLPDAHLQKLKSLEAQGKFCRTSAIWNLNVILYPSCSFMCMNSVLQILDLNKKTRKSSAAFEPKAERVTKLQRNFKIKYNLFPYGHVDLVYRSFYQTV; the protein is encoded by the exons ATGAAACACAATCATCATCACTTTGAAG AAGAGCTAAAGCGGAGCCTGCAGAGCTCAGACAGTTTTGAATATCAAATGGCTGATAACCTAGAAG TTGATAACTCAAAGGAGATTGATGAAGAGGTAGCAAAGGAATGGGAACATATGATGTTGCAAAACACTATGGGCAAGGAATTGAATGAGTTGAATAAGCGTTTAGAGGAGAAAGAG TCTGAGATGAAATCATTTGGTGGATTTGAAACTCTTGCTCTCAAACAGCATTTTGGAAAGAATCTCATGGAACTGAAGATGAAAAAAGAATTGTACAGgttgatgataattttttcGAGTTCAGCacatctatttaaaattttattattacccttttatttttttggctcCTCTCTCATGCTTGAGAATATAAAACATTTCAGCAAGAGAACTTGCCTGGTAATTCTGATGGGGCAAACACATAAATTACCAGATGCCCACTTGCAGAAATTGAAGTCCCTTGAAGCACAGGGGAAATTTTGTCGAACTAGTGCCATTTGGAATTTGAATGTTATATTATACCCATCTTGTTCGTTTATGTGCATGAATTCTGTTCTTCAGATATTGGaccttaataaaaaaacaagaaaatcaagTGCAGCTTTTGAACCAAAAGCAGAGAGAGTGACGAAGCTgcaaagaaatttcaagattaAATACAATTTATTTCCTTATGGGCATGTTGACCTTGTGTACCGTTCTTTTTATCAGACTGTTTAA
- the LOC120258837 gene encoding kinesin-like protein KIN-4A isoform X5 — protein MKHNHHHFEEELKRSLQSSDSFEYQMADNLEVVDNSKEIDEEVAKEWEHMMLQNTMGKELNELNKRLEEKESEMKSFGGFETLALKQHFGKNLMELKMKKELYSKRTCLVILMGQTHKLPDAHLQKLKSLEAQGKFCRTSAIWNLNVILYPSCSFMCMNSVLQILDLNKKTRKSSAAFEPKAERVTKLQRNFKIKYNLFPYGHVDLVYRSFYQTV, from the exons ATGAAACACAATCATCATCACTTTGAAG AAGAGCTAAAGCGGAGCCTGCAGAGCTCAGACAGTTTTGAATATCAAATGGCTGATAACCTAGAAG TAGTTGATAACTCAAAGGAGATTGATGAAGAGGTAGCAAAGGAATGGGAACATATGATGTTGCAAAACACTATGGGCAAGGAATTGAATGAGTTGAATAAGCGTTTAGAGGAGAAAGAG TCTGAGATGAAATCATTTGGTGGATTTGAAACTCTTGCTCTCAAACAGCATTTTGGAAAGAATCTCATGGAACTGAAGATGAAAAAAGAATTGTACAG CAAGAGAACTTGCCTGGTAATTCTGATGGGGCAAACACATAAATTACCAGATGCCCACTTGCAGAAATTGAAGTCCCTTGAAGCACAGGGGAAATTTTGTCGAACTAGTGCCATTTGGAATTTGAATGTTATATTATACCCATCTTGTTCGTTTATGTGCATGAATTCTGTTCTTCAGATATTGGaccttaataaaaaaacaagaaaatcaagTGCAGCTTTTGAACCAAAAGCAGAGAGAGTGACGAAGCTgcaaagaaatttcaagattaAATACAATTTATTTCCTTATGGGCATGTTGACCTTGTGTACCGTTCTTTTTATCAGACTGTTTAA
- the LOC120258837 gene encoding uncharacterized protein LOC120258837 isoform X4 — translation MKHNHHHFEVDNSKEIDEEVAKEWEHMMLQNTMGKELNELNKRLEEKESEMKSFGGFETLALKQHFGKNLMELKMKKELYRLMIIFSSSAHLFKILLLPFYFFGSSLMLENIKHFSKRTCLVILMGQTHKLPDAHLQKLKSLEAQGKFCRTSAIWNLNVILYPSCSFMCMNSVLQILDLNKKTRKSSAAFEPKAERVTKLQRNFKIKYNLFPYGHVDLVYRSFYQTV, via the exons ATGAAACACAATCATCATCACTTTGAAG TTGATAACTCAAAGGAGATTGATGAAGAGGTAGCAAAGGAATGGGAACATATGATGTTGCAAAACACTATGGGCAAGGAATTGAATGAGTTGAATAAGCGTTTAGAGGAGAAAGAG TCTGAGATGAAATCATTTGGTGGATTTGAAACTCTTGCTCTCAAACAGCATTTTGGAAAGAATCTCATGGAACTGAAGATGAAAAAAGAATTGTACAGgttgatgataattttttcGAGTTCAGCacatctatttaaaattttattattacccttttatttttttggctcCTCTCTCATGCTTGAGAATATAAAACATTTCAGCAAGAGAACTTGCCTGGTAATTCTGATGGGGCAAACACATAAATTACCAGATGCCCACTTGCAGAAATTGAAGTCCCTTGAAGCACAGGGGAAATTTTGTCGAACTAGTGCCATTTGGAATTTGAATGTTATATTATACCCATCTTGTTCGTTTATGTGCATGAATTCTGTTCTTCAGATATTGGaccttaataaaaaaacaagaaaatcaagTGCAGCTTTTGAACCAAAAGCAGAGAGAGTGACGAAGCTgcaaagaaatttcaagattaAATACAATTTATTTCCTTATGGGCATGTTGACCTTGTGTACCGTTCTTTTTATCAGACTGTTTAA
- the LOC120258837 gene encoding uncharacterized protein LOC120258837 isoform X3, translated as MKHNHHHFEVVDNSKEIDEEVAKEWEHMMLQNTMGKELNELNKRLEEKESEMKSFGGFETLALKQHFGKNLMELKMKKELYRLMIIFSSSAHLFKILLLPFYFFGSSLMLENIKHFSKRTCLVILMGQTHKLPDAHLQKLKSLEAQGKFCRTSAIWNLNVILYPSCSFMCMNSVLQILDLNKKTRKSSAAFEPKAERVTKLQRNFKIKYNLFPYGHVDLVYRSFYQTV; from the exons ATGAAACACAATCATCATCACTTTGAAG TAGTTGATAACTCAAAGGAGATTGATGAAGAGGTAGCAAAGGAATGGGAACATATGATGTTGCAAAACACTATGGGCAAGGAATTGAATGAGTTGAATAAGCGTTTAGAGGAGAAAGAG TCTGAGATGAAATCATTTGGTGGATTTGAAACTCTTGCTCTCAAACAGCATTTTGGAAAGAATCTCATGGAACTGAAGATGAAAAAAGAATTGTACAGgttgatgataattttttcGAGTTCAGCacatctatttaaaattttattattacccttttatttttttggctcCTCTCTCATGCTTGAGAATATAAAACATTTCAGCAAGAGAACTTGCCTGGTAATTCTGATGGGGCAAACACATAAATTACCAGATGCCCACTTGCAGAAATTGAAGTCCCTTGAAGCACAGGGGAAATTTTGTCGAACTAGTGCCATTTGGAATTTGAATGTTATATTATACCCATCTTGTTCGTTTATGTGCATGAATTCTGTTCTTCAGATATTGGaccttaataaaaaaacaagaaaatcaagTGCAGCTTTTGAACCAAAAGCAGAGAGAGTGACGAAGCTgcaaagaaatttcaagattaAATACAATTTATTTCCTTATGGGCATGTTGACCTTGTGTACCGTTCTTTTTATCAGACTGTTTAA